In Anthocerotibacter panamensis C109, the sequence CGGTTGGTCACCCGGTCCAAAAAGTAGCGGTCGTGGGTGATGAGCAGGAGCGCCCCCCGAAAGTTGATCAAATATTCCTGCAACCATTCGACAGCGAGGGCGTCCAGATGATTGGTGGGCTCATCCAGGAGGAGCACATCCGGCTGCGACAAAAGGGCTGCTGCCAACGCAACCCGCCTACGGTAGCCCCCAGAGAGCGTGGCAATCGTCGCATGGATAGCTGCAACGCCCAGCTTAGTCAGGATAATCCGAGCACGGGTCTCCAGTTCCCAGGCTCCCGACGCCTCCAGCAGGGGCGTGAGCGCAGACAGGCGACCCATCAAGATGCGTTCCTCTTCTCCCTGAGCGTGGGCCAGCTTGCGAGAACATTCTTCGTACTCCTCCAATAGCGCCACTTCCTCCTTCCGGTCCGCCAAAACCTGCTCCAACACCGTCCGCGTTTCGTCCAGAAGCGGGTCCTGCGCCAGATAGACCATCCGTACCCCACGGTTGACAAGGATCTGCCCCCCATCCACAGGTTCTAGCCCCGCTAGGATCTTGAGTAAGGTGGATTTGCCCGAGCCATTGGTGCCAATCAGGCCAACTTTGTCGTTTTCTTCGAGGCTAAAGTTGGCATTGCTGAGGAGTTCCCGTGTCCCAAAATGTTTCTGGACGGCTTGTAGGGTGAAGATGCTCATGAGGCCCAGGATACACCTTGCCATCCTAGCAGAGCCCCTCACAGCGCATCGCGCTCTGTCCAGTACATTAAGCCTTCAAGAGCTATACCCATCCCTATGAAGTATTCAGCGCAGTTTCGCGCCCAATAATGCACCGCCACTGAAGCCCACGACACTCGCGCCCAGGCTTTTAAACAACATTGTTGCCCATTGACCTGCTGTCTGACCTCCAGCATCGAGGATGCGGGTGAGCGCGGTCCAATTGACGGTAATAATCCCGTTTTGCGCCAGGGCAAAGAGTAAGATAATCCCCACTCCCAAAAGGGCCAGAGCCACTTTCACTGCCTTTTTGAGGGCATAGGCTACGGCAATCCCAGCAATTGCGCCCCCCCCCACCTGCCACAGCCAGGGACTTTGTAACCACTGAGCCAGATCCGAGACAGTAAAGGCAGCAAGCATAGACCAGTTCCTGACATCCAGACCCATGCTACACCCGAGTCGGTCTGGAGTAAGGGCCACCGGACAGCAATTCCCTTAATATAAAGAAGAGGTACAAGGTTGCCATGGCTGACCAAATAGACCTGTTCGGGTTGATGCCCCCTGCCGAGCCCGCTGCGATAGGACCGGAGGGAGCACTGCGCATCCCCCACGACGCTTCAGTTCCCATCCGTCCAGGGACCTACCCGACCCTAGACCCCTTGGTAGCAGACTGCAACGTCTGCCAGCGCTGTGACTTAGGCAAAACCCGCACCCATGCCGTAGTGGAGCGAGGCAGTCGCACAGCCCGGATCATGGTCGTCGGGGAAGGCCCCGGTGAGAACGAAGACAAGACGGGGCAGCCCTTTGTGGGTAAGGCAGGGCAGTTGCTCGATAAGATCCTGGCCTCGGTCCAGTTAGACAGCAATCAGGACATCTATATCTGTAATGTAGTGAAATGCCGCCCGCCCAATAATCGCGAACCCTTACCTAATGAAGTTGCTGCTTGCCTCGGTTACTTACAAGAGCAAATCCGTCTGGTCAACCCCTGGATTATCCTGGTCACCGGGGCTACCGCGATGCGCGCCCTGCTCCACGAAAAGCGCGGTATCACCAAGATCCGGGGCCAGTGGTTCCCGCTAGACAACAGCTATGCCATGCCCATCCTGCACCCAGCTTACCTGTTACGCAATGCTTCGCGGGAAGTAGGCAGCCCCAAATGGTTGATGTGGCAAGATATCCAGGCGGTCCGCGACATGTACCACCGACTTGAAGCAGGCCAGCCCGTAGACGATTTACTCCAGAAATAACTCATTCACATGCTGTAATCACGCAGCATCTTTTTTAGTTCGATGATGTGCATCTCTTCTGCGCCAATGATTGTGCGGGTATATTCCTCTAAAAAGATGCTGCGGTCTTGGACAGTATCGAGTAGATTTTTGTAAAGATCAAGCGCTGACTTTTCGTGGGCCAAGCTCTCTTCTAAGATGTCTTTGATTGCGTGGCGATGGGTCTCTTCAATGGGAGAGATGCGTAGACTGGGGTGCCCTTCTAACCCCGTCAAAATTTCCCCCGCTTGTTGGGCATGGAGCAAAGATTCAGACGCCTGAGCCTTGAAGAATTGGACGATGGGGATGCGGTTGGGTCCGGTCACCATCAGGGAAAAGTGGGTGTACCGTACCACTCCGGCTAGTTCGTATTCCATGATTGAGTTGAGCAGACTGATGGTCGTCTTGAGGTCCAGTTCTTTCACAGTTAAGGAGTCTTTAGGATTCGTACTGTTATATCTTACCCTGCTCCAGGAAAGCAGAACCCTTCCCTGAGATCGGATTGATGCTTACTCCTTATGCTCTGGTCTTGTAGAGGAAGTCATAGCATGTATGAGTGTAGCCAGGTAATGACGAATGCCTTGGTATAATTGCCCTTGCTAAGTTAGAGGAATGACCATGACTGAGGAAACTGAAGCTACTGGAGAAACGGTGGGCACGGATGCTCCGGGGGAAGATTATGACTATTCTGAAAGTTTTCCACTACTTTTACATCGATTGGGCATTTCTCTGGCGGTCACTACCTATCAGGCAGGCAGGCTCTATATCGTCAGTAGTAATGGGGAGGAAATCAAACTAGCCGGACGAAATTACTCTCGTGCCATGGGCTGCTACGTCCATCCCAAAGGTTTACTCCTTGCTACTAGGAATCAAGTGCTGTCTTTTACCCGTGCTCCCCACCTCCTACAGCGCTTTTATCCTGAGACTGACTACGATGATCTTTATGTCTCTCAGTTTGCCTATTTTACAGGGGATATCGCTGTTCATGATGTAGGGTTGATGGGCGATACGGTTGTGGCGGTGAGTAGTACCTTTAATGGGTTGGTAGCGATGAGCACCGACTACAGTTTTATCCCAATCTGGAAGCCCCACTTTATCTCTGCGCTTTGCTCGGAAGACCGCTGCCACCTTAATGGCGTAGCGTTTGTGGATGGGAGTCCTCGTTATGTCACTGCTATCGCTAGTACCGATCAGGAAGGGGCTTGGCGAGAGCACAAGACTGACGGAGGTATCGTCATGGATGTCGCCACCAACCAAGTCATCTGTCGCGGGTTGGCGATGCCCCACTCCCCCCGAGTCTACGAGGAAGATTTGTGGGTATTGTCCTCAGGAACCGGAGAATTAGGTGTGGTCAACAGCCTAGGCTTCCAGCCCATGATTTATTTGCCCGGTTTTTTGAGGGGATTAGCTTTCTATGGACCCTATGCCTTTGTTGGGCTTTCTAAGATTCGCGAAAAGAAGATCTTTGGAGATCTACCAATTGAGGAAAAAGTAAACGACCTCAGATGCAGCGTGGAGGTCGTCAACATTCATACCGGGCTTTGGGAAGGTAGTTTGCGCTTCCACAAAGAGGTGGAGGAACTTTACGATATTCAAATCATCCCTAATAGTCGTCAACCTTTGGTAGTAGGATACGATCAGGTGGAAGATTTCCAGATGCTCTTTGACCTCCCACGTAAGCGCTAGCCTTCTATAAAAAAGCTCCCCACTTTGGTGGGGAGCTTTTTGGTTAGCCAAAAAGCTTACAGTGAAGCCTCTAGACCAAACCTGAACGTCTGTAGACCAGGAGCACGGATCCGTCCCGAGTTTGCAAAGATGTCAAAGACACCCCCCGTTAAGGTCAGCGTCGGACCGAGCGGGACGCTAGTGGTGAAGTCAACAACATTATACGCCGGTTGAAAAAGGGTACCAATAATGGGAGTTTCACCCACGAAGTTGGCCGATAAAGCACCAGTAAAGCCGGGGGATGTGTAACTTATCCTAAGCCCGGTGGTAGTAAAAGGGATACCTGCCGTGGCATAGCCATACAGGAAACCCCCACCAGCTTCAGGTAAACCATTGCGGGCTTGAAGATCTAGTGATCCAATACCCACAGCAGTGCTGTCTATAAGAGACTCAGTGACGGCCAATTTCCATTGCGGGTCGATTGCCCAATCCAGTACGAAATCCCAACCCACGACTTTTTGAGCTTGGGCGTTAATGCTGGTTACAATGTTCTGTCTGACAAATCCGCCAGTTCCATTGGGTATTTGATTGATAGAAACGAGGGTTCCTTCAAGCAGACTGTTGGTAAGATCAGTTCGGTAGTACGTGGCGCGGAAAGCCACTGAGGGACTGATCGCAACATCCAAACCAATGTCGTAGCCGGTAGAATTTTCAGGCGCAAGGGCAGGATTTGGTAGGCTTATTTGAGTGGGGATAGGAGCACCCACAGTAAATACAGCCCCTAGCTGAGATAGACCGGGAATTTTGAAGGCTTGCTGGTAGTTAGCCCTCAGACCGAACGTTTCCCGGCCTTTAGGACCTCCAAAGTTATAGCGGATCCCTGCAGCCGAAGTAGTAAAAGTACCAAACCGATTGTCATCAGTCAGACGAGAGCCAAAGTTGACGATAAGCGCATCATCGAAGAACTTTAGGTCCTCCGTGATGTAAATAGCCCAACTGTTGCGCTCAATATCAAAGGGAATAAAGCCCCCTGGTCCAGCCACCCCAAGGGGTGCACCCTCTTGGAAAGACTGGTTACTGCGCTGGGTATTAAATACAAACCCAGCGTTAAGGATGTTCCCAGGATAAAGCTGGGCAGTATAGCGGATATTGGCTTCAAGAACCCGGTTAGAAACCAACCGCTGTTGACCGCTTGTGTCGCCAAAAGAACTGTTCAGAGAAACCTGTGTGGACAGGGTATTGAGTTCACTGAGGTTCCAGTCCCAGGTTGCGTTCAGACCAAATTGATCCTCCTTGGCGTCACCGAATCTGGTGTTGCGCCCGACAATGCGCTCCCTACCCGTGAAGCAGTATACGTAGGGAAGGCTGGCAGGATCTACACCCTGATATCCCACAGGATAATACCCACAGGCGAGTGTCCCTGTTGGAGAGATACCCCGGCGGGTATTTTGTTGTTGGGCGTACACCGTCACTGTATGGTCCTTACCGGGCTTGAAGATTACCTTGCCGTAGTAGAAGTCGCTAAAGGCGTAAAACTGCTGGCGTTCAAAAAGAGGAGAGGTGTAGGTGGAGCCGACATTCGTCACGGTGACCTGTCCGTTGACTCGGTCTCGGACAAATATCCCGCCGCCAAAGGGGTCATTCACTGTTGCCGACAATACGGCATTATTGAGAACGGACTGACGTGTGTAGCCTAACTGATAGGCAAAATAACCCGCAGAGCTAGCGTCTCCGTTACTGCCCGAGTAGTCCAGAGAATAGTTGCTAAAGCCGTAACTACCAAACTGAACCTTTGCGGACAATTTGGGAGGGCCTTCAGGAATGGTGGTGATGATGTTGATAACCCCACCCACAGCATCTGGACCATAGCGCAACGTGCCGCCACCCGTAACAACCTCAACACGCTCTACGTTGAGTACAGGCAGTTTTGAGATATCCGAGGAGCGTTCATTAGAGGAACGGACCAACGGGCGGCCATCCTGGAGCAGAATGAAGCGCTGGTCATCGAAGCCCCGGAAGGTGTTGAGCCCCCGGTTATCGATGCCGCCCAAGGCTTCGGCTAGCGCAAAGCCAGGAACGAGTTTAAGCGCATCCGAAATATTCGCCGCGCCTGCTGCCTTAATGTCATCTTTGTTTACGACATAGGTAACCTGGGTGTTCTCGCGCTCTGTGGTCTTGCGGCGTTGGGCCGTGACGTTGAATTCGCTCAGAAGATCTACTGGTTCGTCACCTTCGTCGGCAGCGTCAGCATTGGTTGTCTGCTGGGATAGGAGGGCAGGCGACGCCGGACTAATAGCTGATGCTTGCTCCCCCCAAGTGGTTGGCAAGGAACCAGATATACCCAGCAGGTCTTTGGCGTTGTTGCCGGTTGGTGTAAGGGCGCGAGCCTCGGCCACTACCGGGGTTTCTTCAGCTTGGACCGCACCCAGAGTTATGGTGCTGACCAACGTTAAGCAAAAAAGGCAAGCGCTATAGCTAAAAAGACTGGCAGATTTCTTTCTGCCCTTGCGCGAAAAGTAACTCATCCTCACACACCTTCACAACTTCAAAGAAAATTTCTCCTATATTAAGACAGCTTTAAGCTTTAAAAACAGTTAACTACGAACTTTTTTTAGTTTTTGGAACTTTGGACGCATTTACAGCGTCATCTCTAGGCCATTACGCCTTAGAGGTATGGCCTCA encodes:
- a CDS encoding FUN14 domain-containing protein, giving the protein MLAAFTVSDLAQWLQSPWLWQVGGGAIAGIAVAYALKKAVKVALALLGVGIILLFALAQNGIITVNWTALTRILDAGGQTAGQWATMLFKSLGASVVGFSGGALLGAKLR
- a CDS encoding uracil-DNA glycosylase, translating into MADQIDLFGLMPPAEPAAIGPEGALRIPHDASVPIRPGTYPTLDPLVADCNVCQRCDLGKTRTHAVVERGSRTARIMVVGEGPGENEDKTGQPFVGKAGQLLDKILASVQLDSNQDIYICNVVKCRPPNNREPLPNEVAACLGYLQEQIRLVNPWIILVTGATAMRALLHEKRGITKIRGQWFPLDNSYAMPILHPAYLLRNASREVGSPKWLMWQDIQAVRDMYHRLEAGQPVDDLLQK
- a CDS encoding ferritin-like domain-containing protein, with translation MKELDLKTTISLLNSIMEYELAGVVRYTHFSLMVTGPNRIPIVQFFKAQASESLLHAQQAGEILTGLEGHPSLRISPIEETHRHAIKDILEESLAHEKSALDLYKNLLDTVQDRSIFLEEYTRTIIGAEEMHIIELKKMLRDYSM
- a CDS encoding TIGR03032 family protein, with amino-acid sequence MTEETEATGETVGTDAPGEDYDYSESFPLLLHRLGISLAVTTYQAGRLYIVSSNGEEIKLAGRNYSRAMGCYVHPKGLLLATRNQVLSFTRAPHLLQRFYPETDYDDLYVSQFAYFTGDIAVHDVGLMGDTVVAVSSTFNGLVAMSTDYSFIPIWKPHFISALCSEDRCHLNGVAFVDGSPRYVTAIASTDQEGAWREHKTDGGIVMDVATNQVICRGLAMPHSPRVYEEDLWVLSSGTGELGVVNSLGFQPMIYLPGFLRGLAFYGPYAFVGLSKIREKKIFGDLPIEEKVNDLRCSVEVVNIHTGLWEGSLRFHKEVEELYDIQIIPNSRQPLVVGYDQVEDFQMLFDLPRKR
- a CDS encoding TonB-dependent receptor plug domain-containing protein codes for the protein MSYFSRKGRKKSASLFSYSACLFCLTLVSTITLGAVQAEETPVVAEARALTPTGNNAKDLLGISGSLPTTWGEQASAISPASPALLSQQTTNADAADEGDEPVDLLSEFNVTAQRRKTTERENTQVTYVVNKDDIKAAGAANISDALKLVPGFALAEALGGIDNRGLNTFRGFDDQRFILLQDGRPLVRSSNERSSDISKLPVLNVERVEVVTGGGTLRYGPDAVGGVINIITTIPEGPPKLSAKVQFGSYGFSNYSLDYSGSNGDASSAGYFAYQLGYTRQSVLNNAVLSATVNDPFGGGIFVRDRVNGQVTVTNVGSTYTSPLFERQQFYAFSDFYYGKVIFKPGKDHTVTVYAQQQNTRRGISPTGTLACGYYPVGYQGVDPASLPYVYCFTGRERIVGRNTRFGDAKEDQFGLNATWDWNLSELNTLSTQVSLNSSFGDTSGQQRLVSNRVLEANIRYTAQLYPGNILNAGFVFNTQRSNQSFQEGAPLGVAGPGGFIPFDIERNSWAIYITEDLKFFDDALIVNFGSRLTDDNRFGTFTTSAAGIRYNFGGPKGRETFGLRANYQQAFKIPGLSQLGAVFTVGAPIPTQISLPNPALAPENSTGYDIGLDVAISPSVAFRATYYRTDLTNSLLEGTLVSINQIPNGTGGFVRQNIVTSINAQAQKVVGWDFVLDWAIDPQWKLAVTESLIDSTAVGIGSLDLQARNGLPEAGGGFLYGYATAGIPFTTTGLRISYTSPGFTGALSANFVGETPIIGTLFQPAYNVVDFTTSVPLGPTLTLTGGVFDIFANSGRIRAPGLQTFRFGLEASL